A stretch of DNA from Pyxicephalus adspersus chromosome 5, UCB_Pads_2.0, whole genome shotgun sequence:
TTATGTACAGAATGTTGTTGTGGGATAATGTGCCTAATTTTAAAGCCAACCACTAATTAGGAGGATTAACATCTTGAAGCAGCAGATCAAAATTTTGGGGAAGAGTAATCATAAATTTTCTCAGGCAGGTTATACACTTACCATTCAATCATCAGCACCCGATTGAGACAATCCTCTCCGCAAGCCACATCCCCCTGTAACCTTTCTTCTTTGGAGAGCGGAGGACATTCACACTGCATCCTTTTAATGTCTCGGTGGctcttatttttctttctgcaagACATTAGACACATTAAGAAGGTTAATCAATACTGGAATGCAGGAATAGAAATacgaaaataaaatgacaaaatgccAAGGGACATCAATTTATTAGGGTAGCTGAGAAAGTGATTTTCTTCACTATTCAAAACCTGTTTGAcacttaattaaaaaatatttatgttcccTAAAAACAGGCTTTAAAAGTGAATACCAAAACataaacagtgttctccccggccccttttacctgggtgcaccacccataATTTTTCAGTATCCACgctctttttgggtggttactgagaagttgggtcacaatacaggggcaatgGACAGTTTGGGTATATTATAAAGATGATAGAGAAATGGGACATGCTAAGATGTGGGCAGGTTGGAACAAAGTAAAGGGAATGGTaaaaaagctgacagaattaCTGGTTACTGGATTCCTACAGCGACAACActtgggaacactaaatttgtcatgtgttgcccccCCTTAATTTTTGATACAGCTCATTCCCAAACTGGACagaacaattatataaatatatgaaatttgtgatcaGAAACTCTATTCACTTGTTTGAAGCAATGACTGCCACATTCCAAAGTGACAATAAGTAACTATAGACTTTTGAATGTGTTAAACTTCTCACCATTTGAAACCTCCATCTTTGATCTCCACTATACTTCTTCAAAGTGGTGAAtgatatttgttcttttttccctttttaaactTAGCAACACTTTTTCTAGATTAGAATTTATAGTCTAGACAGGTTTATTCAATAGCGAAATTATTATAGCACATGTAACTAAAAACCAAAATTATTGCCATTGCACACATCAATGTCTATATCCTGACGCAGCTTGTGAATTGCATGTACATGTAGGAGACATTTTCTTAGAAGCACTTCCCCTAATCTTGGTAACATTATTCTTGATTCTCTTGATCATCATTTATCCGCCCCTCTCTGGCACTGCTGTGTTGAACAAAAACAGCCAAGGGGTTACCAGTGCAAACTCACAGCAAATATGCATGTGATGATTGCTTGTTGACTGTGCAGGATACAGAAGAAGAGCATGCAGTCGTTGAAAAAGAAAGCATATCCCACCAAGAAGCTAAAGGCCTTGGTGGAAAGGTTAGATCTATGTGTGCTACAAAGAGATCCTATATGCTGGATAGGGGTTATTCACCATCAGCCAGTGCTCCCCTCCAGTCCCCATCTTTTGGGGTTGTAGAGCAGCCTCTCGCTTACATGAGTATTTTTGACCTATAccgagttcaactttaaagtataattcattgtgtaataaaatatagctAAAGTCACaatgtgtttttcaattttagaaaATAAGATGGATGTAAGGAACTTCTCTGTGCCCTCCCCACAAAAGAACAGCTTTCATTTAATGACCCACAATGAGAGGTCACTAAACTCATCACTGGACAGTCGGCACGGACGCTAGATTTCTTTGCCCTTTGGCCTTTTTCTTATGGATTGTACACCAAGCAGCATATGTAGAGCTTTGTGTACATTCATATCATGCCCCCAGTGCCGGAATAAACTTTTGTGCACAGGGAATTACGTCATTCTGGCATAaccaaccaagatggctgaaaTTCCTGAAAATTACTCTaattgatatataatatattgctcTAATAGATTACTCTAATggatatatatgatatttttatataagggGGCAGCacgtggttagcactttggcctttgcagcgcagggtcccaggttggaatgacaaccaggtcactatctgcatggagtttgcaggttctccccgtgtttgtttGGGTtgcctctgggtactccggtttcctctcacattccaaaacatgcagttaagttaattgtcttcccccaaaactgaccttagactgtaataaagatatatgactatggtagggacattagattgtgagctcctctgagggacagctagtcacatggctatggactttgtacaatgcggTGAAATAATTTGATGCtttatactgtgtaataatagtaatatacaATAACTGCTTTAAAACTGCCTACCCATCCAAGACTTCACTGTCCCCATACATGCCATTTGTggaaatggactttttttttttgtacaaagtagattttcatttacagtttttatatatgaaatgcattaaaattacCTTTCAGTTAGGTAAACATTCTCTTCAATGAGGTCAAAGAAAGGAGGCATCTTTCCTTGTTTTGAGAATTCTTTCCAATGCTGAGAGTCTCTGAATTCATCCATTGAGCAGATGGTGCCAAGTTTTGGCCCAGTAGATTCCAACAAATTGGCCTCcgtttttaatttctttttctccatgGCTTCTGCATCATTTTCAGAGTCACTTTCCAGCTCCTGCCGCCGTTTTTTCGGAGGCCCTCTTTCTTTCATCTCATTCCTGTCTCTTCCATGCTGATCCTTCTTTTCGTTGCGGGCCAGGTTCTCTTTTACAGAGTTGCTGCTGATCTCATGAGCTTGCACAGATCCAGTTTCCTTAGATCTTTGGTAGTATAACTTATTGGCCTGGTAGTTGCCGTGGTCATCTTCCCAACCAAtgtcatcatcgtcatcatcttCATTGTAACAATGTGTAAGGGAATCAGGAACTGGGGCACTGGTTTTGTTGTAATTATACGTTGGACCTTTGTTATGGCAGCTAGGATCCCAATAAAGGTGGTTTTCAGCATAATTATGAGAGGGGTCAGCGACTCCACCGCTATGCTGGTACCCACAGTACATATAACTGCTGTCTGGGGGCTGGTAAGTGCTGCTAGGTTTTTCTGGTTGTGAGAAGTCCCATCCAAGATCTGATAAGTCCTCAGCTGCCTGGAAACCATCAGATCTGGAAAAGTCTCCGACCCCGACCCCGGTTCCATGGCCATATGCTGAATGCTGCCTGCTGTCTGGTTTTTCGGCAGGGGTACGGTGGGGTTTGGATTCAAATTTAGTAGGCTTGGAAGGAGGTACTGAAGCGGCATCTGGTTTTGTTTGGTTAGGCATTACAGACTTTTGCATTTCATTGCATTTAGCAGATATTTCGCCATTATTTTCCTGTTCGGCTGTGACAGGATGGCTGGTGCTGACATCAGTATCATTAAGTGATTCAGGAATGTCTGGTTGTTGGGCATTAACTGGACCACCACTCAGCTGTGATGGCTGCACTGGAGCAGAACATGGCTGTTGAGCATGAACAGGAATGGGGCACGGTGGTACTGGAACAGGACATGGTGGTGGCGGTACTTGAACAGGAAATGCCCCGTGCTGTGGAGACTGAAATTGATATGCACCATGCTGTGGAATTTGAACTGGGAATGTACCCAGCTGTGGACCTTGAACTGGACATGGCTGCGGTGCCTGAACTGAAACAGTTTCTAGCTGTTGCACCTGGATAGAATATGTTTGAGGCACTTCCATGGGAGCAGCTACCTGTACTTCACCTGGAACAGGATATGACTGTGGAACCTCGGCTGTAGTGGGATATGGTTCTGAAGCTTCAGTTGGGACAGGACAGATTTGCGAAGATGTTGCTGGAAGGGAAGCTAATTGTGCAGTTTGATCAGGCACTGAAGCCAGCTGTGGGTTTTGCTCAGGCATGTCAGTCAGTTGCAGGCCTTGTGCAGCATTGGGAGTTGGCTCTGCAGCATTACTGGGACCTGTCCTTGTGGCCATTCCAGGAACATTTTCAGTCTCTGGGGTCTGCACTGCAACTGTTTCCAAATTAGACACCTGAACATGAACAGGATCTGAATCCGTCACTTTCACTGAAAGTCCATCTACCGGCAAAGCTTGAACATAATTTGGCCCTAGAGTCTGAACTAAGCCTGTACCTGACTCTGATGTTTTAATATGGATGGGAGCTGTCTGTGGAGCTTTAGAAGGAACTGAGGAAAGTTCTAAAAACTCATCAGGGCTGGGAACCTTCGCCAAAGTCTGAACAGGATCTGGGTGCTGCTCTGATACATCACCTGGAGGAGCAATGGGTTCAGAATCTTCACCAGAAATAAGAATTATTTGTTCTGAATCCTCATGTGGAATGACACTTTGTTCTGCAGCCTGAAATGAACTCATCTCAGGAGGGGATGTTTGCTCTTCATCTAGTGACATATTAGAATCGCTATCGATTTGATCAAACAGTTTATCCTCCATTTGCTCCAGAGCATGGGCTTCCGCCAGGTCATGGTCTTTAGAAGATTGTTCCATACTTTCCTGACAACTTGAGGGTGACGACGGATCCTCTTCAATGGTTATGGTGGAAGTTTTGGGGACTACCACAACTGACTGCAAGCGGTTTCTGGGGAGACCACTGTCATCAGAATCCGTATCCTCAGATTCACTTTCTTCACTTGCACTCTCATAGCTGTCAGAATAATAAGCTCTAACAGCACTTATAAAGTTTACTGCAGATTTGCTACTGTCGGCTGTAATTTGTTGATTATCCTCATCTTCTGAAGTATGGACACTTTGGACGTTATGGATATTTAAATCTTCTACCTCATCAGACTCATCATTGGCCTTCAGAACCTCCATCTGCTCTGTTGGAGCTTCTGGTGGAATAACAGATTTGGCTtcctcattttctattttttgccaTTCGGGATCTTCATTGTCTTTTTCAAAGACTGGAAGTGAATTTGAGATTTCTCTGTGTGTAGGAGACTCGCTCATAACAGATGTGACAGAGGTCTCTTCTTCATTTAGGTCATTTTCAGGTGCTTTGGGAGAAGATATTTCTGTTGGTGGTAAGCCACCAGTGTTGCTTTGCTCATCAATGTTCACTGAAGAGCAAAGGTTGATTTTCTCAAAATCTTCACTGTCAGAAGACGTAGCCTGTGACACATTTAAGCTTTCTGCAACTATAAGTGTAACAGTCTCCTTGGTTTTAAAGTCCATAGAATTATGATTGTCTTCTACCTGAACGGATTCAGAATTTAGCAATTTAGAAGCTTCATTGTGGTCAAAAGAATTATCCATTTTGTCCAAAGAATGGCAAGGAGCTGCCTCATTGATACTCTTGTCTAAGAGTTTGCAACTGTTTGACTCTGATACAGAGACGGGCTTGTCTTCATGATCTGAAAACACAGGTGCACTACAATGATCATGGTCTAATCCATTTACATTATGCGTTTCATCACCCTGCTCTAAAACACTGCATTGTTCAGCTTCACTGTGAGCTACAGACGTTTTCTCTGACCCCACATTAGAAAGTACATCGACATTATTACTTTCATTGCACGATGCATCAGATTGCTCATCTGCGGGAGTATCATCTGTAGAGCTCAGTGTGACAAAATCCCATGTGTGCTCCGGTGAAAAGTTATCGTTTACCAGAACAGGACTTTTTCTTTGGCCTTCTAGCGGCGCTGCTGGAAAACCTCTCCACTTCGATTTCCGACTGCTAGCAGACTCTGATTCTTTATTAGGAGAATTATCAGCATCTTTGGATCGCAAAGGTGGAGAATCCTGGAGATGACTCTTTCTGTGGTCAGGAATGTCCTTCGATGTAGATccttctttatcttttttcacGTGTCCCTCTTTACGTTCAAGCTTTTTTTCTAAATCCCATTTAGATATTTTAACTCCCGAATTTGCGTGTTCTGCTTTGGCATCCGATGCTTTGGAAGAGTTTGATTTAGCAGAACTTGTATTACCCTCCACTTTAGAATGGGAAGATGTTGGTTTAATGTCAAATTCTCTCTGCGGAGAAACTTTTTTATACGATTCTTTATCAGAGGACTTGAGGTCTTTTTCATTTCTGCCTGATGTCCTTCCTTTCCGATCCGGGTCATACGATGACTCTAATTTGGGATCTCTGTCATATTTTGAATGTGAAGAAGTCCTAGAATCTCTATATGAGGAGGAATGAGAAGACGATGATGGCCTTCGAGAGTCACTCGATCTGGAATGAGTTCTCCTATAATCATCCTCTGAGTCAGAGCTGTCTCTTGCTCGGTTATCGGCATAGGAGCGGGAATATCTTGTTCGGTAGGGAGAACTTCTATGGTACCGTCTTTCGGACTCATAATAATGTGATCTTTCAGATCTGGAATATGAAGAACTGCTTCTTGGTCCTCGATCAGATCTAGACCTCGATCTTGATCTCGATCGTGACCTGCTTCGCTTCCTGTCACGCTCGGACTTAGAATGCGAGTATGAGGAGTACTTGGAGTCTCTTTCCGACCTGGAATAGCTAGAATGTTTCTCATCTTTAACAGACTTTGTTCTAGATGAAGAATATTTCCCACCGTCATCCTCTCTAAAACTTGTTGAGC
This window harbors:
- the SETD2 gene encoding histone-lysine N-methyltransferase SETD2 isoform X1 (The sequence of the model RefSeq protein was modified relative to this genomic sequence to represent the inferred CDS: added 162 bases not found in genome assembly), producing MIQVTVCAAISSFYCLSYRITYYYLLVILFFFSPYMCHLTQCNREEENEAKNETASKLGFKSTAAFKSISSSRFLPKGTKSKVNLEEQGRQKVSFSFSFTKKTLHNRLLTARAGDKQNDAQNAASSLSETLKPKTDGIEASSYAFEVSPPKPKVELGKIHFKKHLLSVTNKLPAPQAPPPPPPPPPATVPVEAPMSPIASTQGDSPDNSKFSSVSEVETAAPDLPVASPEKESSSTLFSLPLTGTKDIREGSIVSVVESISTKVVEKAETISKDNSHIGKDDKSSVPVQSVKPNPSPEKPSSKLKPPHSDTAVVGSESDGDSVQTSSSHRSHEVKKAASKERDSKRSSTSFREDDGGKYSSSRTKSVKDEKHSSYSRSERDSKYSSYSHSKSERDRKRSRSRSRSRSRSRSDRGPRSSSSYSRSERSHYYESERRYHRSSPYRTRYSRSYADNRARDSSDSEDDYRRTHSRSSDSRRPSSSSHSSSYRDSRTSSHSKYDRDPKLESSYDPDRKGRTSGRNEKDLKSSDKESYKKVSPQREFDIKPTSSHSKVEGNTSSAKSNSSKASDAKAEHANSGVKISKWDLEKKLERKEGHVKKDKEGSTSKDIPDHRKSHLQDSPPLRSKDADNSPNKESESASSRKSKWRGFPAAPLEGQRKSPVLVNDNFSPEHTWDFVTLSSTDDTPADEQSDASCNESNNVDVLSNVGSEKTSVAHSEAEQCSVLEQGDETHNVNGLDHDHCSAPVFSDHEDKPVSVSESNSCKLLDKSINEAAPCHSLDKMDNSFDHNEASKLLNSESVQVEDNHNSMDFKTKETVTLIVAESLNVSQATSSDSEDFEKINLCSSVNIDEQSNTGGLPPTEISSPKAPENDLNEEETSVTSVMSESPTHREISNSLPVFEKDNEDPEWQKIENEEAKSVIPPEAPTEQMEVLKANDESDEVEDLNIHNVQSVHTSEDEDNQQITADSSKSAVNFISAVRAYYSDSYESASEESESEDTDSDDSGLPRNRLQSVVVVPKTSTITIEEDPSSPSSCQESMEQSSKDHDLAEAHALEQMEDKLFDQIDSDSNMSLDEEQTSPPEMSSFQAAEQSVIPHEDSEQIILISGEDSEPIAPPGDVSEQHPDPVQTLAKVPSPDEFLELSSVPSKAPQTAPIHIKTSESGTGLVQTLGPNYVQALPVDGLSVKVTDSDPVHVQVSNLETVAVQTPETENVPGMATRTGPSNAAEPTPNAAQGLQLTDMPEQNPQLASVPDQTAQLASLPATSSQICPVPTEASEPYPTTAEVPQSYPVPGEVQVAAPMEVPQTYSIQVQQLETVSVQAPQPCPVQGPQLGTFPVQIPQHGAYQFQSPQHGAFPVQVPPPPCPVPVPPCPIPVHAQQPCSAPVQPSQLSGGPVNAQQPDIPESLNDTDVSTSHPVTAEQENNGEISAKCNEMQKSVMPNQTKPDAASVPPSKPTKFESKPHRTPAEKPDSRQHSAYGHGTGVGVGDFSRSDGFQAAEDLSDLGWDFSQPEKPSSTYQPPDSSYMYCGYQHSGGVADPSHNYAENHLYWDPSCHNKGPTYNYNKTSAPVPDSLTHCYNEDDDDDDIGWEDDHGNYQANKLYYQRSKETGSVQAHEISSNSVKENLARNEKKDQHGRDRNEMKERGPPKKRRQELESDSENDAEAMEKKKLKTEANLLESTGPKLGTICSMDEFRDSQHWKEFSKQGKMPPFFDLIEENVYLTERKKNKSHRDIKRMQCECPPLSKEERLQGDVACGEDCLNRVLMIECSSRCPNGDYCSNRRFQRKQHADVEVILTEKKGWGLRAGKDLKPNSFVLEYCGEVLDHKEFKGRVKEYARNKNIHYYFMALKNDEIIDATLKGNCSRFMNHSCDPNCETQKWTVNGQLRVGFFTTRLVPSGAELTFDYQFQRYGREAQKCFCGSANCRGYLGGENRVSVRAAGGKMKKERSRKKDSVDGELEALLENGEGLSDKNQVLFLSRLMVRIETLEQKLTCIKLIKNTQSQSCLKFFLECHGLSLLWIWMAELGDSRGNTSNSIKLQLEIIRTLALLPIPNKNMLEESKILPIIQRWSQTKMAIPHLSEGDGYSSENTSRAHTPLNTPANTPDPASKLNVEMEGETPKKLVLRRLRIVSENSMDSAASDAASEVEIKEVSVKQETPVTDEQKEGEKLKEEIKVEEPPQPTPTEEQPISVPKTEDEQAAESNKETSSGIEVSETESKDPSVLKVEETPAVETPSQDEEEGISDVESERSQEQPDKMIDMSELASKLLEGWKDLKEVYRIPKKTPAEKEHYDRHREYTGGNYSTPNSKSQTRERDSERQSQRKRKQSPSPPSFYERSAKRGEDSRYDTPATSKKKSRLQDRNKLSTEERRKLFEQEVAQREAQKQQQQMQNIGITSPISYESIPYGTPLPPPYMTYPQGYPMQSFLDPTNPNVGKVLLPTPPMDGVNSPNSYDPSQGMVNSAMMTPQPVPVVQHVAAPMDVSTQQYATQPEALVPQDPNVNVMTVAPPSAVPAQTYGAWDPKQPAVTVQQHQAQPPYPPPPAQPAIYYSGQACSAMYGVAAAYPQTTQPMVQSYAQPGLQYMPGQMYTPHPQGVVMQQPPPVAAIVPPGQPPALQQPEMGLTGNNIMDLPPPSPPKPKTIVLPPSWKTARDPEGKIYYYHVITRQTQWDPPSWENVGDEAGSLDHEAEMDLGTPTYDENPMKSSKKAKTAEADTSSELAKKSKEVFRKEMSQFIVQCLNPYRKPDCKIGRINNTEDFKHLARKLTHGVMNKELKYCKNPEDLDCNENVKHKTKEYIKKYMQKFGSIYKPKEDVEME
- the SETD2 gene encoding histone-lysine N-methyltransferase SETD2 isoform X2 (The sequence of the model RefSeq protein was modified relative to this genomic sequence to represent the inferred CDS: added 162 bases not found in genome assembly): MIQVTVCAAISSFYCLSYRITYYYLLVILFFFSPYMCHLTQCNREEENEAKNETASKLGFKSTAAFKSISSSRFLPKGTKSKVNLEEQGRQKVSFSFSFTKKTLHNRLLTARAGDKQNDAQNAASSLSETLKPKTDGIEASSYAFEVSPPKPKVELGKIHFKKHLLSVTNKLPAPQAPPPPPPPPPATVPVEAPMSPIASTQGDSPDNSKFSSVSEVETAAPDLPVASPEKESSSTLFSLPLTGTKDIREGSIVSVVESISTKVVEKAETISKDNSHIGKDDKSSVPVQSVKPNPSPEKPSSKLKPPHSDTAVVGSESDGDSVQTSSSHRSHEVKKAASKERDSKRSSTSFREDDGGKYSSSRTKSVKDEKHSSYSRSERDSKYSSYSHSKSERDRKRSRSRSRSRSRSRSDRGPRSSSSYSRSERSHYYESERRYHRSSPYRTRYSRSYADNRARDSSDSEDDYRRTHSRSSDSRRPSSSSHSSSYRDSRTSSHSKYDRDPKLESSYDPDRKGRTSGRNEKDLKSSDKESYKKVSPQREFDIKPTSSHSKVEGNTSSAKSNSSKASDAKAEHANSGVKISKWDLEKKLERKEGHVKKDKEGSTSKDIPDHRKSHLQDSPPLRSKDADNSPNKESESASSRKSKWRGFPAAPLEGQRKSPVLVNDNFSPEHTWDFVTLSSTDDTPADEQSDASCNESNNVDVLSNVGSEKTSVAHSEAEQCSVLEQGDETHNVNGLDHDHCSAPVFSDHEDKPVSVSESNSCKLLDKSINEAAPCHSLDKMDNSFDHNEASKLLNSESVQVEDNHNSMDFKTKETVTLIVAESLNVSQATSSDSEDFEKINLCSSVNIDEQSNTGGLPPTEISSPKAPENDLNEEETSVTSVMSESPTHREISNSLPVFEKDNEDPEWQKIENEEAKSVIPPEAPTEQMEVLKANDESDEVEDLNIHNVQSVHTSEDEDNQQITADSSKSAVNFISAVRAYYSDSYESASEESESEDTDSDDSGLPRNRLQSVVVVPKTSTITIEEDPSSPSSCQESMEQSSKDHDLAEAHALEQMEDKLFDQIDSDSNMSLDEEQTSPPEMSSFQAAEQSVIPHEDSEQIILISGEDSEPIAPPGDVSEQHPDPVQTLAKVPSPDEFLELSSVPSKAPQTAPIHIKTSESGTGLVQTLGPNYVQALPVDGLSVKVTDSDPVHVQVSNLETVAVQTPETENVPGMATRTGPSNAAEPTPNAAQGLQLTDMPEQNPQLASVPDQTAQLASLPATSSQICPVPTEASEPYPTTAEVPQSYPVPGEVQVAAPMEVPQTYSIQVQQLETVSVQAPQPCPVQGPQLGTFPVQIPQHGAYQFQSPQHGAFPVQVPPPPCPVPVPPCPIPVHAQQPCSAPVQPSQLSGGPVNAQQPDIPESLNDTDVSTSHPVTAEQENNGEISAKCNEMQKSVMPNQTKPDAASVPPSKPTKFESKPHRTPAEKPDSRQHSAYGHGTGVGVGDFSRSDGFQAAEDLSDLGWDFSQPEKPSSTYQPPDSSYMYCGYQHSGGVADPSHNYAENHLYWDPSCHNKGPTYNYNKTSAPVPDSLTHCYNEDDDDDDIGWEDDHGNYQANKLYYQRSKETGSVQAHEISSNSVKENLARNEKKDQHGRDRNEMKERGPPKKRRQELESDSENDAEAMEKKKLKTEANLLESTGPKLGTICSMDEFRDSQHWKEFSKQGKMPPFFDLIEENVYLTERKKNKSHRDIKRMQCECPPLSKEERLQGDVACGEDCLNRVLMIECSSRCPNGDYCSNRRFQRKQHADVEVILTEKKGWGLRAGKDLKPNSFVLEYCGEVLDHKEFKGRVKEYARNKNIHYYFMALKNDEIIDATLKGNCSRFMNHSCDPNCETQKWTVNGQLRVGFFTTRLVPSGAELTFDYQFQRYGREAQKCFCGSANCRGYLGGENRVSVRAAGGKMKKERSRKKDSVDGELEALLENGEGLSDKNQVLFLSRLMVRIETLEQKLTCIKLIKNTQSQSCLKFFLECHGLSLLWIWMAELGDSRGNTSNSIKLQLEIIRTLALLPIPNKNMLEESKILPIIQRWSQTKMAIPHLSEGDGYSSENTSRAHTPLNTPANTPDPASKLNVEMEGETPKKLVLRRLRIVSENSMDSAASDAASEVEIKEVSVKQETPVTDEQKEGEKLKEEIKVEEPPQPTPTEEQPISVPKTEDEQAAESNKETSSGIEVSETESKDPSVLKVEETPAVETPSQDEEEGISDVESERSQEQPDKMIDMSELASKLLEGWKDLKEVYRIPKKTPAEKEHYDRHREYTGGNYSTPNSKSQTRERDSERQSQRKRKQSPSPPSFYERSAKRGEDRYDTPATSKKKSRLQDRNKLSTEERRKLFEQEVAQREAQKQQQQMQNIGITSPISYESIPYGTPLPPPYMTYPQGYPMQSFLDPTNPNVGKVLLPTPPMDGVNSPNSYDPSQGMVNSAMMTPQPVPVVQHVAAPMDVSTQQYATQPEALVPQDPNVNVMTVAPPSAVPAQTYGAWDPKQPAVTVQQHQAQPPYPPPPAQPAIYYSGQACSAMYGVAAAYPQTTQPMVQSYAQPGLQYMPGQMYTPHPQGVVMQQPPPVAAIVPPGQPPALQQPEMGLTGNNIMDLPPPSPPKPKTIVLPPSWKTARDPEGKIYYYHVITRQTQWDPPSWENVGDEAGSLDHEAEMDLGTPTYDENPMKSSKKAKTAEADTSSELAKKSKEVFRKEMSQFIVQCLNPYRKPDCKIGRINNTEDFKHLARKLTHGVMNKELKYCKNPEDLDCNENVKHKTKEYIKKYMQKFGSIYKPKEDVEME